From Yersinia hibernica, a single genomic window includes:
- a CDS encoding Bax inhibitor-1/YccA family protein, producing MDRYPRSNGSIVERANTGIQAYMAQVYGWMTCGLLLTAVVAWYAANTPAILNFIFSSQITFFGLIIVQLGLVFVISGMVNRLSGSMATSLFMLYSALTGLTISSIFIMYTSSSIASTFLIAAGMFGAMSFYGYTTKRDLSGMGSMLFMGLIGIVLASIVNIWLKSTALMWAVTYIGVLVFVGLTAYDTQKLKNMGSQLDANDKDSFRKYSIVGALTLYLDFINLFLMLLRIFGNRR from the coding sequence ATGGATCGCTATCCACGCTCTAATGGTTCAATTGTCGAACGTGCCAACACGGGCATTCAGGCATATATGGCGCAGGTATACGGCTGGATGACCTGTGGTCTGTTATTAACGGCGGTTGTTGCTTGGTATGCCGCAAACACCCCTGCGATACTTAACTTTATCTTCTCCAGCCAGATTACTTTTTTTGGACTGATTATTGTCCAATTAGGGCTAGTATTTGTTATTTCTGGCATGGTTAACCGCTTAAGTGGTTCAATGGCGACGTCGCTGTTTATGCTCTACTCAGCATTAACCGGCTTAACGATATCCAGCATTTTCATCATGTACACCAGCTCTTCTATCGCCAGCACATTCTTGATTGCTGCCGGGATGTTTGGTGCCATGAGCTTCTACGGTTACACCACCAAACGTGATTTGAGTGGCATGGGCAGCATGCTGTTTATGGGCCTGATTGGTATCGTGCTGGCTTCAATTGTTAACATCTGGCTGAAAAGCACGGCACTGATGTGGGCGGTGACCTACATTGGGGTGTTGGTGTTTGTTGGCCTGACAGCCTACGATACTCAGAAACTGAAAAACATGGGTTCACAGTTGGATGCTAATGATAAAGATAGCTTCCGCAAATACTCCATCGTCGGTGCGTTGACTCTGTATCTCGATTTTATCAACCTGTTCCTGATGCTACTGCGGATTTTCGGTAACCGCCGCTAA
- the moaE gene encoding molybdopterin synthase catalytic subunit MoaE: MDNTRIRVGPEPFNVGEEYTWLSQCDEDGAVVTFTGKVRNHNLGANVSALTLEHYPGMTEKALDEIIAAARRRWPLQRVSVIHRVGPLFPGDEIVFVGVTSAHRSMAFESAEFIMDYLKTRAPFWKREVTADGERWVESRDSDHRAAKRW, encoded by the coding sequence ATGGACAACACTCGCATTCGTGTCGGGCCGGAGCCATTCAATGTCGGTGAAGAATACACCTGGTTATCACAATGTGATGAAGATGGTGCGGTGGTGACCTTTACCGGCAAAGTCCGCAACCACAACCTGGGGGCCAATGTCAGTGCTTTGACACTGGAGCATTACCCGGGAATGACAGAAAAAGCGCTAGATGAAATTATTGCCGCCGCGCGCCGCCGCTGGCCCTTACAGCGCGTGTCCGTCATTCATCGGGTGGGGCCGCTCTTCCCCGGCGATGAAATCGTCTTTGTCGGCGTGACCAGCGCTCATCGCAGTATGGCATTTGAGTCCGCTGAGTTTATTATGGACTATTTGAAAACACGGGCCCCATTCTGGAAACGCGAAGTGACCGCTGACGGCGAACGTTGGGTCGAATCACGCGACAGTGATCATCGTGCTGCCAAGCGTTGGTAA
- the moaD gene encoding molybdopterin synthase sulfur carrier subunit, which produces MIQILFFAQVRELVGTDRLQVAAEFPTVEALRQALCQRGERWQLALEEGKLLTAVNQSLVNAQHPLVAGDEVAFFPPVTGG; this is translated from the coding sequence ATGATTCAAATTCTGTTTTTTGCTCAAGTGCGTGAGCTGGTAGGGACTGACCGCTTGCAAGTGGCCGCGGAGTTTCCAACGGTTGAAGCGCTACGCCAAGCCTTGTGTCAGCGGGGTGAGCGCTGGCAGTTAGCTCTTGAGGAGGGCAAATTGCTCACGGCGGTCAATCAATCGCTGGTCAATGCTCAGCATCCTTTGGTTGCGGGTGATGAGGTGGCTTTCTTCCCGCCAGTGACGGGAGGTTAA
- the moaC gene encoding cyclic pyranopterin monophosphate synthase MoaC, producing the protein MTQLTHINAAGEAHMVDVSAKAETVREARAEAFVEMQAATLAMIIDGSHHKGDVFATARIAGIQAAKKTWELIPLCHPLLLTKVEVQLQAQPEHNRVRIESCCRLTGKTGVEMEALTAASVAALTIYDMCKAVQKDMIIGPVRLLAKSGGKSGDFKVTS; encoded by the coding sequence ATGACCCAACTGACTCACATTAATGCCGCTGGTGAAGCCCATATGGTGGATGTCTCCGCCAAAGCTGAAACCGTACGTGAAGCCCGTGCGGAAGCTTTTGTTGAAATGCAGGCTGCAACATTGGCGATGATTATCGATGGGAGCCATCATAAAGGCGATGTGTTTGCTACCGCGCGGATTGCTGGCATTCAGGCGGCTAAAAAAACGTGGGAATTGATCCCGCTATGCCACCCATTGCTGCTAACCAAAGTGGAAGTCCAGCTGCAAGCACAGCCAGAACATAACAGAGTCCGTATTGAATCCTGCTGCCGCTTGACCGGTAAAACCGGGGTAGAAATGGAGGCTCTCACCGCGGCATCGGTGGCTGCGTTGACCATTTACGACATGTGCAAAGCGGTGCAAAAAGACATGATAATTGGCCCGGTGCGCTTGTTGGCAAAAAGCGGCGGGAAATCCGGTGATTTTAAGGTAACCTCATGA
- the moaA gene encoding GTP 3',8-cyclase MoaA, whose product MVQLTDAFARKFYYLRLSITDVCNFRCTYCLPDGYRPDGAKSFLSLSEISRISRAFAMLGTEKIRLTGGEPSMRRDFTDIIATIRQNPAIRTLAVTTNGYRLARDAAQWRDAGLTAINVSVDSLDPRQFHAITGQDKFHQVMQGIDAAFDAGFEKVKINAVLMRDVNDRNLNAFLHWIKSRPIQLRFIELMETGEGGNLFRKHHVPGGVIREQLLQQGWLQQQRARSDGPAQVFSHPDYLGEIGLIMPYEKDFCASCNRLRVSALGNLHLCLFGEQGITLRDLLGSDDQQYELMARIQSALQTKKQTHFLHQGNSGITQNLSFIGG is encoded by the coding sequence ATGGTACAGCTTACAGACGCATTTGCGCGCAAGTTCTATTACTTGCGCCTATCGATTACCGATGTGTGCAATTTTCGCTGCACATATTGCTTGCCTGATGGTTATCGCCCGGATGGGGCAAAAAGTTTTCTGAGCCTTAGCGAAATAAGCCGCATTAGCCGTGCTTTTGCTATGTTAGGGACTGAAAAGATCCGTTTAACCGGTGGCGAGCCCTCTATGCGCCGCGATTTTACCGATATCATCGCCACTATCCGGCAAAACCCAGCGATCCGCACTTTGGCGGTAACCACTAATGGTTACCGTTTGGCCCGTGATGCTGCTCAGTGGCGTGATGCCGGGCTGACGGCGATTAATGTCAGTGTTGATAGCCTTGATCCCCGGCAGTTTCATGCCATCACCGGGCAAGATAAATTTCATCAAGTAATGCAAGGCATTGATGCCGCTTTTGATGCGGGCTTTGAGAAAGTCAAAATCAATGCGGTACTGATGCGGGATGTGAATGACCGCAATCTCAATGCATTCCTGCACTGGATAAAATCTCGCCCCATCCAACTGCGGTTTATTGAACTTATGGAAACCGGTGAAGGCGGCAATTTGTTTCGCAAACACCATGTTCCTGGTGGTGTCATTCGTGAACAATTACTTCAGCAAGGTTGGCTGCAGCAACAGCGCGCACGCAGTGATGGCCCGGCTCAGGTGTTCTCTCACCCGGACTACTTAGGGGAGATTGGCCTGATTATGCCGTATGAAAAAGACTTCTGTGCCAGCTGTAACCGCCTGCGTGTTTCTGCACTGGGAAATCTGCATTTATGCTTATTTGGCGAGCAGGGTATTACGCTGCGTGACCTGCTAGGCAGTGATGATCAGCAGTATGAATTAATGGCGCGGATTCAAAGTGCCTTGCAAACCAAGAAGCAAACGCATTTCTTGCATCAAGGTAACAGCGGCATTACGCAGAATTTATCGTTTATTGGTGGCTGA
- the yvcK gene encoding uridine diphosphate-N-acetylglucosamine-binding protein YvcK, whose product MRNRTLADLDRVVALGGGHGLGRVMSSLSSLGSRLTGIVTTTDNGGSTGRIRRSEGGIAWGDTRNCLNQLITEPSVASAMFEYRFTGNGELAGHNLGNLMLKALDHLSIRPIEAINLVRSLLKVDAWLIPMSEQPVDLLAIDSEGHPVYGEVNIDQLAHMPQEMLLSPHVHATKEAIEAISQADVILIGPGSFLTSLMPLLLLDDLTQALRRSSASMIYIGNLGRELSAAAAELSLHEKLAIMESKIGRKIIDAAIVSPRIDISGVTDRIIVQQPLEAKDIPYRHDRELLRLALETTLQQLGGASSVS is encoded by the coding sequence ATGCGAAATCGCACATTAGCGGACCTTGACCGGGTGGTTGCATTAGGTGGTGGCCATGGTTTGGGGCGGGTGATGTCATCCCTTTCCTCTTTAGGCTCACGTCTGACCGGCATAGTGACCACCACTGATAATGGCGGTTCGACTGGCCGTATACGTCGTTCCGAAGGGGGGATTGCGTGGGGAGATACCCGTAACTGCCTGAATCAATTGATAACAGAGCCTAGTGTGGCATCGGCAATGTTCGAATACCGTTTTACCGGTAATGGTGAGCTGGCGGGCCATAATTTGGGCAATTTAATGCTTAAAGCGCTCGATCATCTCAGCATCCGACCAATTGAAGCCATTAATCTGGTGCGTAGCTTGCTGAAGGTAGATGCCTGGTTGATTCCCATGTCAGAACAGCCGGTCGACTTGCTGGCCATCGACAGTGAAGGGCACCCGGTTTACGGTGAAGTGAATATTGACCAACTGGCTCATATGCCACAGGAAATGCTGCTTTCGCCCCATGTCCACGCCACCAAGGAAGCTATCGAAGCTATCAGTCAGGCGGATGTTATTTTAATCGGCCCTGGCAGTTTTTTGACGAGTTTGATGCCACTGCTACTGCTGGATGATTTAACTCAAGCTTTACGGCGTAGCTCTGCCAGCATGATTTATATTGGTAATCTGGGGCGCGAGCTTAGCGCCGCTGCCGCTGAACTCTCATTGCACGAAAAACTGGCAATCATGGAAAGCAAAATTGGCCGCAAGATTATTGATGCTGCAATTGTAAGCCCGCGTATTGATATCAGTGGCGTTACAGACAGGATTATTGTCCAGCAGCCTTTGGAAGCGAAAGATATCCCCTACCGCCATGACCGTGAGTTACTGCGCCTGGCACTGGAAACGACCTTGCAACAATTGGGTGGCGCCAGCTCTGTGTCATAA
- a CDS encoding VF530 family DNA-binding protein, giving the protein MSEHVSKDPLHGVTLEQLLTKLVEHYGWEELAYRIRINCFTSDPSIKSSLKFLRRTPWARAKVEELYIHMIGNAALQEQFRK; this is encoded by the coding sequence ATGAGCGAGCATGTATCAAAAGATCCGTTACACGGCGTCACCCTTGAGCAACTGTTGACCAAGCTGGTAGAGCATTATGGTTGGGAAGAGCTGGCCTATCGTATTCGGATCAACTGCTTTACCAGTGATCCGAGCATTAAATCCAGCTTGAAGTTTTTACGCCGCACCCCGTGGGCGCGCGCTAAAGTGGAAGAACTTTATATCCACATGATTGGCAATGCGGCTTTGCAAGAACAGTTCAGGAAGTAA